A genomic segment from Variovorax paradoxus B4 encodes:
- a CDS encoding O-acetylhomoserine aminocarboxypropyltransferase, translated as MPGYSDPGFDTLALHAGAAPDPATGARAVPIHLTTSFVFESSDHAAALFNLERAGHVYSRISNPTNAVLEQRVSALEGGIGAIATASGQAALHLSVATLMGAGSHIVASTALYGGSQNLLHYTMRRFGIETTFVKPGDLDGWRAAIRPETKLLFGETVGNPGLDVLDIPAVSDIAHEAGVPLLVDSTLTSPYLIKPFDWGADLVYHSATKFLSGHGTVIGGVVVDGGSFDWEKSGKFAELTQAYDGFHNMVFSEESTVGAFLLRARREGLRDFGASMSPHTAWLILQGIETLPLRMERHIDNTQKVVEFLASHPFVSRVGHPLIESHPSHALAQKLLRHGARGAGAVFSFDIKGSRAQGKAFIEALKLFSHLANVGDCRSLVIHPASTTHFRMTDEALAGAGISQGTIRLSIGLEDPADLIDDLKRALKAAEKAGA; from the coding sequence ATGCCCGGCTATTCCGACCCCGGCTTCGACACCCTGGCGCTGCATGCCGGCGCCGCGCCCGACCCCGCCACCGGCGCGCGGGCGGTGCCGATCCACCTCACCACCTCCTTCGTCTTCGAGTCGAGCGACCATGCGGCGGCGCTCTTCAACCTCGAGCGCGCGGGCCATGTCTATTCGCGCATCAGCAATCCGACCAATGCGGTGCTCGAGCAGCGCGTTTCGGCGCTCGAAGGCGGCATCGGCGCCATTGCCACGGCCAGCGGCCAGGCTGCGCTGCACCTGTCGGTGGCCACGCTCATGGGCGCCGGCTCCCACATCGTGGCGAGCACCGCGCTCTACGGCGGCTCGCAGAACCTGCTGCACTACACGATGCGGCGCTTCGGCATCGAGACCACCTTCGTGAAGCCCGGCGACCTGGATGGCTGGCGCGCCGCGATCCGGCCCGAAACCAAGCTCCTGTTCGGCGAAACCGTGGGCAACCCCGGCCTGGACGTGCTCGACATTCCGGCGGTGAGCGACATCGCGCACGAAGCCGGCGTGCCACTGCTGGTCGATTCCACGCTCACCTCGCCCTACCTGATCAAGCCCTTCGACTGGGGTGCCGACCTGGTCTACCACTCGGCCACCAAGTTCCTCTCGGGCCACGGCACCGTGATTGGCGGGGTGGTGGTCGACGGCGGCAGCTTCGACTGGGAGAAATCGGGCAAGTTCGCCGAACTCACGCAGGCCTATGACGGCTTTCACAACATGGTCTTCAGCGAGGAAAGCACGGTCGGTGCATTCCTGCTGCGCGCCCGGCGCGAAGGACTGCGCGACTTCGGCGCCTCGATGAGCCCGCACACGGCCTGGCTGATATTGCAGGGCATCGAGACGCTGCCGCTGCGCATGGAACGGCACATCGACAACACGCAGAAGGTGGTCGAGTTCCTCGCGAGCCACCCCTTCGTGTCGCGCGTGGGGCATCCGCTGATCGAATCGCATCCGAGCCACGCGCTGGCGCAGAAGCTGTTGCGCCACGGCGCGCGCGGCGCCGGCGCGGTGTTCAGCTTCGACATCAAGGGCAGCCGCGCGCAGGGCAAGGCCTTCATCGAGGCGCTCAAGCTCTTCAGCCACCTGGCGAACGTGGGCGACTGCCGCAGCCTGGTGATCCATCCGGCCAGCACCACGCACTTCCGCATGACCGACGAGGCACTGGCGGGAGCAGGCATTTCGCAGGGCACGATCCGGCTTTCCATCGGACTCGAAGACCCGGCCGACCTGATCGACGACCTGAAGCGTGCGCTCAAGGCTGCGGAAAAGGCGGGGGCCTAG
- a CDS encoding alpha/beta fold hydrolase gives MNYTVNGHATYCYTGGKAFDAAKPTVVFIHGVLNDHSVWILQSRWFANHGWNVLALDLPGHCRSDGPPPASVEDAAQFVLALLDAAGVRKAALVGHSFGSLIALETASRAPERVTHLALVGTAYPMTVSPALLDGALNDPQRAIAMVNTFSHSLLAPPPSSLGPGTWLYGSSRALMRRVLASNRDANVFHIGFKACNDYANGEKAIEAVQCPVLFLLGDADQMTPPRATKALVAKARKSKVVTVHAGHSLMSEAPDEVLFALRDFVAAPA, from the coding sequence ATGAACTACACCGTCAACGGCCACGCCACCTACTGCTACACCGGCGGCAAGGCCTTCGATGCCGCCAAGCCGACCGTGGTGTTCATCCACGGCGTGCTCAACGACCACAGCGTGTGGATCCTGCAGAGCCGCTGGTTCGCCAACCACGGCTGGAACGTGCTGGCGCTCGACCTGCCCGGCCACTGCAGGAGCGACGGCCCGCCGCCCGCCAGCGTGGAAGACGCGGCGCAGTTCGTGCTCGCGCTGCTCGACGCGGCCGGCGTACGGAAGGCCGCGCTCGTGGGCCACAGCTTCGGCTCGCTGATCGCGCTCGAAACCGCCTCGCGCGCGCCCGAACGGGTCACTCATCTGGCGTTGGTGGGCACGGCCTACCCGATGACCGTGTCGCCCGCGCTGCTCGACGGCGCACTCAACGACCCGCAGCGCGCCATCGCGATGGTCAATACCTTCTCGCATTCGCTGCTCGCGCCGCCGCCCTCCTCGCTCGGCCCCGGCACCTGGCTCTACGGCAGCTCGCGCGCGCTGATGCGCCGCGTGCTTGCGAGCAACCGTGACGCCAACGTGTTCCACATCGGCTTCAAGGCCTGCAACGACTACGCGAACGGCGAGAAGGCGATCGAAGCCGTGCAGTGCCCCGTGCTGTTCCTGCTCGGCGATGCCGACCAGATGACGCCGCCGCGCGCCACCAAGGCGCTGGTGGCAAAGGCAAGGAAGAGCAAGGTGGTGACCGTGCACGCGGGCCACTCGCTGATGAGCGAGGCACCCGACGAAGTGCTGTTCGCGCTGCGCGACTTCGTCGCTGCGCCCGCCTGA
- a CDS encoding Bug family tripartite tricarboxylate transporter substrate binding protein, with amino-acid sequence MNLAISRRRFGLLLSASAALAAQTPAFAQGAWPDRPIRLVVPFPPGGGTDLVARAMGQTLSEHLGQPIVIDNKPGASTIIGTDAVAKAAPDGYTLLLSGSTSFSVNPALRAKLPYDMLRDLAPIAIVARTPLVLVVGKGTPWHSVPELVAAAKARPKSIRYATFGSGSAPHLAGELFALAAGVQLQDIPYKGSSQSSMAVIGGEIEVGIDTVASVAPHVRSGKLRALGIVGVTRSGMLPEVRTLAEQGLPDATFDGWYGFAAPARTPAPVIDKLARTVVVAMGNPTLQAQLRAQGMEPVAIGAAAFRTQMEGEISRYRALAHRAGIVAE; translated from the coding sequence ATGAACCTCGCCATTTCCCGTCGCCGCTTCGGCCTGCTGCTTTCCGCTTCCGCTGCCCTGGCGGCGCAGACGCCCGCGTTTGCCCAAGGCGCCTGGCCCGATCGCCCCATCAGGCTGGTCGTGCCCTTTCCGCCGGGCGGCGGCACCGATCTCGTGGCACGGGCAATGGGGCAGACGCTGTCCGAGCACCTGGGCCAGCCGATCGTGATCGACAACAAGCCCGGCGCCTCCACCATCATCGGCACCGACGCTGTCGCCAAGGCGGCGCCGGACGGCTACACGCTGCTGCTGTCGGGCTCGACGAGCTTCAGCGTGAACCCGGCCCTGCGCGCGAAGCTGCCGTACGACATGCTGCGCGACCTCGCGCCCATCGCCATCGTGGCGCGCACGCCGCTGGTGCTGGTGGTGGGCAAGGGCACGCCGTGGCACTCGGTGCCGGAGCTCGTCGCGGCGGCCAAGGCCAGGCCGAAGAGCATCCGCTACGCCACCTTCGGCTCGGGCTCGGCCCCCCACCTGGCCGGCGAACTGTTCGCGCTGGCCGCGGGCGTCCAGCTCCAGGACATCCCGTACAAGGGCAGCAGCCAGAGTTCGATGGCGGTGATCGGCGGCGAGATCGAGGTCGGCATCGACACCGTGGCTTCCGTGGCGCCGCACGTGCGCTCGGGCAAGCTGCGCGCGCTCGGCATCGTGGGCGTGACGCGCTCCGGCATGCTGCCCGAGGTGCGCACGCTGGCCGAGCAGGGGCTGCCCGATGCCACCTTCGACGGGTGGTACGGCTTCGCCGCGCCGGCCCGCACCCCGGCGCCGGTGATCGACAAGCTCGCCCGCACGGTCGTCGTGGCCATGGGCAACCCGACGCTGCAGGCGCAGCTGCGCGCGCAGGGCATGGAGCCGGTGGCTATCGGCGCGGCGGCATTCCGCACGCAGATGGAGGGCGAGATCTCGCGTTACCGCGCGCTCGCGCACCGCGCGGGGATCGTGGCGGAATAA
- a CDS encoding CBS domain-containing protein has translation MKVSDILRVKGNTLFTITPDDLLAEAVNTMADKDIGSLVVMEHGDLVGMLTFREVILAIVDNGGQVGGTLVRKAMDDAPVTCTLETDLDEIRRIMLERHARYMPVMDKRMLMGVISFYDVAKAVVDSQNFENKMLKAYIRDWPEEQ, from the coding sequence ATGAAAGTCAGCGATATCCTTCGCGTCAAGGGCAATACGCTCTTCACCATCACGCCCGACGACCTGCTGGCCGAAGCCGTCAACACCATGGCGGACAAGGACATCGGCTCCCTGGTGGTCATGGAACACGGCGACCTGGTCGGCATGCTCACCTTCAGGGAAGTGATCCTGGCCATTGTCGACAACGGCGGCCAGGTGGGCGGCACGCTGGTGCGCAAGGCCATGGACGACGCGCCCGTGACCTGCACGCTCGAAACCGACCTCGACGAAATCCGCCGCATCATGCTGGAGCGCCATGCGCGCTACATGCCCGTGATGGACAAGCGCATGCTGATGGGCGTGATCAGCTTCTACGACGTGGCCAAGGCGGTGGTGGACAGCCAGAACTTCGAGAACAAGATGCTCAAGGCCTACATCCGCGACTGGCCAGAAGAGCAATAA